In the Bacteroidota bacterium genome, GTAGATTTTTTTCATAAGTTTTGTTTTAATGGTTTATGATTATTTTTTTGTTTGTTATTCCGTTTTCTGATACTACTTGCAACTGATAAATTCCTTGTTTTATTTCAGGAATTTTTATTTCTGTTTTCTTTTCTTTAACGGATGTTTGATAAACCAATTCACCCAGCGTGTTATAGATTTTGATTTGAGATTGCTTCGCTTCGCTCGCAATGACGGTGAAACTTCCGTGATTGGGATTGGGATAAACGCTGATTAAATTATTCAGTGATGTTTCAGCAACCGATATGGGTCCCCCCAGCCGGTCAGAAGTATTTGATTTGGATGATTTGATGGAGGAAGCCAACGCATCCGGATTCTTTATGGAAACATTGCAGGGCTGAGCAGGTGCGGCTTCTACAATATAACGGGCGCTGTCGGTAGGGGCATTGATATCTGTA is a window encoding:
- a CDS encoding T9SS type A sorting domain-containing protein; the protein is TDINAPTDSARYIVEAAPAQPCNVSIKNPDALASSIKSSKSNTSDRLGGPISVAETSLNNLISVYPNPNHGSFTVIASEAKQSQIKIYNTLGELVYQTSVKEKKTEIKIPEIKQGIYQLQVVSENGITNKKIIINH